One Cellulosimicrobium protaetiae genomic region harbors:
- a CDS encoding HAD-IA family hydrolase, with amino-acid sequence MPDPAATPRPLPSPGDAFAGRTFDAVLFDMDGTLIDSVPAVDRNWRRWAAEHGLPDPEEFQVQHGTPARTLIAELLPEDGVESAYDRIHALELEDNEGVTILPGTRDALATLPQERHAIVTSCTRPLAAARMAASGLVAPSVVVTADDVAHGKPDPDPFLLGAERLGVDPARCLVVEDAPAGIAAARAAGCAVLAVTGTHSAAELAAASPAPDALATGLGAVRFAVGPDGVRVTDA; translated from the coding sequence ATGCCCGACCCCGCTGCCACGCCCCGTCCCCTGCCCTCGCCCGGCGACGCGTTCGCCGGACGCACGTTCGACGCCGTGCTGTTCGACATGGACGGCACGCTCATCGACTCCGTCCCGGCGGTCGACCGGAACTGGCGGCGCTGGGCGGCGGAGCACGGCCTGCCCGACCCCGAGGAGTTCCAGGTCCAGCACGGCACCCCGGCGCGCACGCTCATCGCGGAGCTCCTGCCGGAGGACGGGGTCGAGTCGGCGTACGACCGCATCCACGCGCTCGAGCTCGAGGACAACGAGGGCGTGACGATCCTGCCCGGGACGCGGGACGCGCTCGCCACGCTGCCGCAGGAACGGCACGCGATCGTCACGTCCTGCACGCGCCCGCTCGCCGCGGCCCGCATGGCGGCGTCGGGGCTCGTCGCACCGTCCGTGGTGGTCACGGCCGACGACGTCGCCCACGGCAAGCCCGACCCGGACCCGTTCCTGCTCGGCGCGGAGCGGCTGGGCGTGGACCCGGCGCGCTGCCTCGTCGTCGAGGACGCACCGGCCGGGATCGCCGCGGCGCGCGCCGCCGGGTGCGCCGTGCTCGCGGTGACGGGGACGCACTCGGCGGCCGAGCTCGCGGCGGCGTCCCCCGCGCCCGACGCCCTGGCGACGGGCCTCGGGGCGGTCCGCTTCGCCGTCGGGCCGGACGGCGTCCGCGTCACGGACGCCTGA
- a CDS encoding DNA polymerase III subunit delta' codes for MTVWDDVVGQEQAVATLSAAATDPAAMTHAWLLTGPPGSGRSNAARAFAAALQCEQGGCGHCQACRTTLAGTHPDVTLVATELVTIKIDEVRDLVTVASRSPSQGRRRVIVVEDADRMAERTTNVLLKAIEEPAPHTVWILCAPSPQDVLVTIRSRCRGVVLRVPPVEAVAGLLVQRDGVDEHVALVAARAAQSHIGLARRLARDAGARERRTSVLSLARRVRGVGDAVLAAGELVDLAQAEARSATEERDAAEKAELLRALGVADGETLPPRLRSQLRDLEADQKRRATRHQRDVLDRAMVDLLSLYRDVLVVQLGAEVELVNSELAETVRSLAEDSTPEQTVRRMDAIGVARERLEGNVAPLLAVEAMVVALRPQG; via the coding sequence ATGACCGTCTGGGACGACGTCGTCGGGCAGGAGCAGGCCGTCGCGACCCTGAGCGCCGCCGCGACCGACCCTGCCGCGATGACGCACGCGTGGCTGCTCACGGGCCCGCCCGGGTCGGGCCGCTCGAACGCCGCGCGCGCGTTCGCCGCCGCGCTGCAGTGCGAGCAGGGCGGGTGCGGGCACTGCCAGGCGTGCCGCACGACGCTGGCGGGGACGCACCCGGACGTGACGCTCGTCGCGACCGAGCTCGTGACGATCAAGATCGACGAGGTGCGCGACCTCGTGACGGTCGCGAGCCGCAGCCCGTCCCAGGGCCGGCGGCGCGTCATCGTCGTCGAGGACGCCGACCGCATGGCGGAGCGCACGACGAACGTGCTGCTCAAGGCGATCGAGGAGCCCGCCCCGCACACGGTGTGGATCCTGTGCGCCCCGAGCCCGCAGGACGTGCTCGTCACGATCCGCTCGCGCTGCCGCGGAGTGGTGCTGCGGGTGCCGCCGGTCGAGGCGGTCGCCGGGCTGCTGGTCCAGCGCGACGGCGTCGACGAGCACGTCGCGCTCGTCGCCGCGCGCGCGGCGCAGAGCCACATCGGTCTCGCGCGCCGGCTCGCCCGCGACGCGGGGGCCCGCGAGCGACGGACGTCCGTGCTCTCGCTCGCGCGCCGCGTCCGGGGCGTGGGCGACGCCGTGCTCGCCGCCGGGGAGCTCGTGGACCTCGCGCAGGCCGAGGCGAGGTCGGCGACCGAGGAGCGCGACGCGGCCGAGAAGGCGGAGCTGCTGCGTGCCCTGGGCGTCGCCGACGGCGAGACGCTCCCACCCCGCCTGCGGTCCCAGCTCCGCGACCTCGAGGCCGACCAGAAGCGGCGTGCGACGCGGCACCAGCGCGACGTGCTCGACCGTGCCATGGTCGACCTGCTGTCGCTCTACCGCGACGTGCTCGTGGTCCAGCTCGGGGCCGAGGTCGAGCTCGTCAACAGCGAGCTGGCCGAGACGGTGCGCTCGCTCGCCGAGGACTCCACGCCCGAGCAGACCGTGCGGCGGATGGACGCGATCGGCGTGGCGCGCGAGCGGCTCGAGGGCAACGTCGCGCCGCTGCTCGCCGTCGAGGCGATGGTCGTCGCGCTGCGCCCCCAGGGCTGA
- a CDS encoding ABC transporter ATP-binding protein: protein MTSPAPRTAASTDTPDAPEARASARDLVKVYGSGTTAVRALDGVDVDFARGRLTAIMGPSGSGKSTLMHCLAGLDSPTSGSVVIDGQEISRLSQRRLTALRRTRVGFVFQAYNLVPTLTAAENITLPLDIARSPVDRAWFDEVVDSVGLRDRLHHRPSELSGGQQQRVACARALVSRPSIVFADEPTGNLDSRSAGEVLAFLRRSVDELDQTVVMVTHDPRAASYAHRVVFLADGRLAGELLDPTQQDILDALALAADDGGPPGPASAEPASAGPVSTRPEASGGSAAPVGRHAAPADPA, encoded by the coding sequence ATGACGTCCCCCGCGCCCCGGACCGCCGCGTCGACCGACACCCCGGACGCGCCCGAGGCGCGCGCGAGCGCGCGCGACCTCGTCAAGGTCTACGGGTCCGGCACGACGGCGGTCCGCGCGCTCGACGGCGTCGACGTCGACTTCGCCCGCGGGCGGCTCACCGCGATCATGGGACCGTCCGGCTCCGGGAAGTCGACGCTCATGCACTGCCTGGCGGGGCTCGACTCCCCGACGTCCGGCAGCGTCGTCATCGACGGCCAGGAGATCAGCCGCCTGTCGCAGCGCCGCCTGACGGCCCTGCGTCGCACGCGTGTCGGGTTCGTCTTCCAGGCCTACAACCTCGTGCCGACGCTCACCGCCGCGGAGAACATCACGCTCCCCCTCGACATCGCGCGGTCCCCCGTGGACCGCGCCTGGTTCGACGAGGTCGTCGACTCCGTCGGGCTGCGCGACCGCCTGCACCACCGCCCGTCCGAGCTCTCCGGCGGGCAGCAGCAGCGCGTCGCGTGCGCACGGGCGCTCGTCTCCCGGCCGTCGATCGTGTTCGCCGACGAGCCGACCGGCAACCTCGACTCCCGCTCCGCGGGCGAGGTGCTGGCGTTCCTGCGCCGGTCCGTGGACGAGCTCGACCAGACCGTCGTCATGGTCACGCACGACCCGCGCGCGGCGTCGTACGCGCACCGCGTCGTGTTCCTCGCCGACGGCCGCCTCGCGGGCGAGCTGCTCGACCCGACGCAGCAGGACATCCTCGACGCGCTCGCGCTCGCGGCGGACGACGGCGGTCCGCCCGGGCCCGCGAGCGCCGAGCCTGCGAGCGCCGGACCTGTGAGCACCCGGCCCGAGGCCTCGGGTGGGTCGGCGGCGCCCGTCGGGCGGCACGCTGCCCCGGCCGACCCGGCATGA
- a CDS encoding ABC transporter permease: MIRVALRGVRAHVVRFVLSVLAVTLGVAFVVGTFAFRGMLSSTFDDIIATTLTADVYVRGAQEVTGDAAGPGGGGGGNGFAGDRTLVPADLAPDVERVDGVARAVPDVSGPVVLVAADGTAVVTTGPPSTAFSIDPEDPSLTLLDGAWPGPDEIVLEQSAAETAGLTTGDETTVVLGGEPTPVTVSGVFGIEAAAAGAVLVGIDGETAREVYAPDGMVPQLSVWASPSSGPVDEEALAARVGDVLPDGAEAVTGEQARAEASEAVEEVLGFVETFLLVFAAIALFVGAFIIANTFAMSVRERLRELALLRALGASPGQVFASVLVQALVVGLVGGGLGVLAGAGLVRVIRWGLTLAGMEFSGRVPLGAPQVVAAVGLGAVVSVLAAVLPARRAAAIPPVQAMRDDVAPDRGTGVRAVGGIVLVAAGAGVLWLAAFLGSSVADAPTGWAWVDDLSPRVLLGVGAGLVLVGVLVGSPAVARGVLTVLAWPLVVALRPLGRLARGNVTRNPRRTASTAGALLIGMALVSVTGVIAASTQASVRSIVENEVRADLVVDSATLVVPEGAVEAIAATPGAAVVDTVRLGLAPVATVGASGSGTPGSDDGSDEAPGDGSGGGEARGTDVAGVPAGFFDTALDPVALAGDPTATLEAGDVVVHRRTARERGWEVGDTLRLGEGDAAVEARVGAVIDSQLVGTGILVRDDVFDAVVPAAQASVRIVYVSAADGATPAEVEDLRAALTTAVEPFLVVTVLDREQTASAFADQVNQVLVILYALLALSIVIALLGIVNTLALSIIERTREIGLLRAVGLGRLQLAGVIAIESVLTAVYGTVLGVATGIGIGAALPGVLADEGLSTLAVPWGQVLAILGVAVVIGLVASVWPAIRAARLPVLDAVTVD; the protein is encoded by the coding sequence ATGATCCGCGTCGCCCTGCGGGGCGTGCGGGCCCACGTCGTGCGGTTCGTGCTCTCGGTGCTCGCCGTGACGCTCGGCGTCGCGTTCGTCGTGGGCACGTTCGCGTTCCGCGGCATGCTGTCCTCCACCTTCGACGACATCATCGCGACGACGCTCACCGCCGACGTCTACGTCCGCGGCGCGCAGGAGGTCACCGGCGACGCGGCCGGTCCGGGCGGCGGGGGCGGCGGGAACGGGTTCGCGGGCGACCGCACGCTCGTCCCGGCGGACCTCGCACCGGACGTCGAGAGGGTCGACGGCGTCGCGCGCGCCGTGCCGGACGTGTCGGGGCCGGTCGTGCTCGTCGCCGCCGACGGGACCGCCGTCGTGACGACGGGCCCGCCGAGCACCGCGTTCTCGATCGACCCCGAGGACCCGAGCCTCACCCTGCTCGACGGCGCGTGGCCCGGGCCGGACGAGATCGTGCTCGAGCAGAGCGCGGCGGAGACCGCCGGGCTGACGACCGGAGACGAGACGACGGTCGTGCTGGGCGGCGAGCCGACGCCCGTCACCGTGTCCGGGGTCTTCGGGATCGAGGCCGCCGCCGCGGGCGCGGTGCTCGTCGGGATCGACGGCGAGACGGCGCGCGAGGTGTACGCCCCGGACGGGATGGTGCCGCAGCTCTCGGTCTGGGCGTCGCCGTCGTCGGGGCCTGTCGACGAGGAGGCCCTCGCGGCACGCGTCGGGGACGTGCTGCCCGACGGCGCGGAGGCCGTCACGGGCGAGCAGGCGCGCGCCGAGGCGAGCGAGGCCGTCGAGGAGGTGCTCGGGTTCGTCGAGACGTTCCTGCTCGTGTTCGCGGCGATCGCGCTGTTCGTGGGGGCGTTCATCATCGCGAACACGTTCGCGATGTCGGTGCGCGAGCGCCTGCGCGAGCTCGCGCTCCTGCGGGCGCTCGGCGCGTCGCCCGGCCAGGTGTTCGCGTCGGTCCTGGTGCAGGCGCTCGTCGTCGGGCTCGTGGGCGGCGGGCTCGGCGTCCTCGCCGGCGCCGGGCTGGTGCGCGTGATCCGCTGGGGGCTCACGCTCGCCGGGATGGAGTTCTCGGGGCGCGTCCCGCTCGGCGCGCCGCAGGTCGTCGCCGCGGTCGGGCTGGGGGCGGTCGTCAGCGTGCTCGCGGCCGTCCTGCCCGCGCGACGCGCCGCGGCGATCCCGCCGGTCCAGGCGATGCGCGACGACGTCGCCCCGGACCGCGGGACGGGCGTCCGGGCGGTGGGCGGGATCGTGCTCGTCGCCGCGGGAGCCGGGGTCCTGTGGCTCGCGGCGTTCCTCGGCTCGTCGGTCGCCGACGCCCCGACCGGGTGGGCGTGGGTCGACGACCTGAGCCCGCGCGTGCTGCTCGGCGTCGGCGCGGGGCTCGTGCTCGTCGGGGTGCTCGTCGGGTCACCGGCCGTCGCGCGCGGCGTGCTGACCGTGCTCGCGTGGCCGCTCGTCGTCGCGCTGCGGCCGCTCGGACGACTGGCGCGCGGCAACGTGACGCGCAACCCGCGCCGCACGGCGAGCACCGCCGGTGCCCTGCTCATCGGCATGGCGCTCGTCTCGGTCACGGGAGTCATCGCCGCCTCGACCCAGGCGTCCGTGCGGAGCATCGTCGAGAACGAGGTGCGCGCCGACCTCGTGGTGGACTCCGCGACCCTCGTCGTGCCGGAGGGAGCCGTGGAGGCGATCGCCGCGACGCCCGGCGCCGCGGTCGTCGACACCGTGCGGCTGGGGCTCGCGCCGGTCGCGACGGTCGGCGCCTCCGGGAGCGGAACGCCCGGGTCCGACGACGGGTCCGACGAGGCGCCGGGCGACGGGTCGGGCGGCGGCGAGGCTCGCGGGACGGACGTGGCCGGCGTGCCCGCGGGCTTCTTCGACACCGCGCTCGATCCCGTGGCGCTCGCGGGAGACCCGACGGCGACGCTCGAGGCGGGGGACGTCGTCGTGCACCGGCGCACCGCGCGCGAGCGCGGGTGGGAGGTCGGCGACACCCTGCGCCTGGGCGAGGGAGACGCCGCGGTCGAGGCACGCGTCGGCGCCGTGATCGACAGCCAGCTCGTCGGGACGGGGATCCTCGTGCGCGACGACGTGTTCGACGCCGTCGTGCCCGCCGCGCAGGCGAGCGTCCGGATCGTCTACGTGTCCGCCGCGGACGGGGCGACCCCGGCCGAGGTGGAGGACCTGCGCGCGGCGCTGACGACCGCCGTCGAGCCGTTCCTCGTCGTCACGGTGCTCGACCGCGAGCAGACCGCCTCCGCGTTCGCCGACCAGGTGAACCAGGTGCTCGTGATCCTCTACGCGCTCCTCGCGCTGTCGATCGTCATCGCGCTGCTCGGCATCGTCAACACGCTCGCGCTGTCGATCATCGAGCGAACGCGCGAGATCGGGCTGCTGCGCGCCGTCGGGCTCGGACGGCTGCAGCTCGCGGGCGTCATCGCGATCGAGTCGGTGCTCACCGCGGTGTACGGGACGGTGCTGGGCGTCGCGACGGGCATCGGCATCGGCGCGGCCCTGCCCGGCGTGCTCGCGGACGAGGGCCTGAGCACGCTCGCCGTCCCGTGGGGCCAGGTGCTCGCGATCCTCGGCGTCGCCGTCGTGATCGGCCTCGTCGCGAGCGTCTGGCCCGCGATCCGCGCCGCCCGCCTCCCGGTCCTCGACGCCGTCACGGTCGACTGA
- a CDS encoding MarR family winged helix-turn-helix transcriptional regulator: MTSIDPTTVPGRWDALHALLRRLDDEIATVYTDRGIEGVRSRFVYPLIRLAHTGPLTIRDLAASLGRTHSAMSQTVTAMRSEGWVETEPGADARTRRVALTDRARAIVPLLEAEWRATEESVAELDDELPHALSAVVVELERVLARRSLRERLVERLDAAGYPVPGEPAGPEVPAGPVPDGAPHQDR; encoded by the coding sequence GTGACATCCATCGACCCCACGACGGTCCCCGGGCGCTGGGATGCGCTGCACGCGCTGCTGCGGCGGCTCGACGACGAGATCGCCACGGTCTACACCGACCGCGGCATCGAGGGCGTGCGCTCGCGGTTCGTGTACCCGCTGATCCGGCTCGCGCACACCGGCCCGCTGACCATCCGCGACCTCGCGGCGTCGCTCGGGCGGACGCACTCGGCGATGAGCCAGACCGTCACCGCGATGCGGAGCGAGGGTTGGGTCGAGACCGAACCCGGGGCGGACGCCCGTACGCGTCGCGTCGCGCTCACCGACAGGGCGCGGGCGATCGTCCCGCTCCTCGAGGCCGAGTGGCGTGCGACGGAGGAGTCCGTCGCGGAGCTCGACGACGAGCTGCCGCACGCGTTGAGCGCCGTCGTGGTCGAGCTCGAGCGCGTCCTCGCGCGCCGCTCGCTGCGCGAGCGGCTCGTGGAGCGGCTCGACGCGGCGGGCTACCCGGTGCCCGGAGAGCCCGCAGGGCCTGAAGTGCCCGCCGGGCCCGTCCCCGACGGCGCCCCGCACCAGGACCGCTGA
- a CDS encoding MFS transporter: MRDHVLDVRPLRSSRAYRDLWAGSAVGGLGFQVASVAVLLQVWELTRSPLWTGTIGLATAVPLLTLGLVGGHLADVHDRRTIMRLAATGQALAAVGLVGQAVAGNRSVWLLLALVSLGAACNALGSPARRTVPPRLLPPDQVAAGLALQNLAFQVSMLVGPALAGLVVARWDLPAAYGLQAAAAVVALLGLVRLPPLPPGVPSRTPLPSDADAEAEADADADPDPDPDADAQADVVSGVVRVVVPVGAPAEVGAAGSDAPSEAPATGAPTAAPAPRRRAAAGGWAVVWRKPTLRGSFATDVAATLLAMPVSLFPLVNEIRFDGDPRTLGLFLSAIAVGGIGAGLFSGAVTRASRSGALQLAAAATWGVALAGFGLAGPLWLALACLAVAGAADTVSVVTRGALVQLETPDEFRGRVSAVEHVVGVAGPEVGNFRGGVLASLTSAPVALVVGGLAASAVVGLVAWRNTPLRRYRTPVPSPVP, from the coding sequence GTGCGCGACCACGTCCTCGACGTCCGCCCCCTGCGTTCCAGCCGCGCGTACCGCGACCTCTGGGCGGGCTCGGCCGTCGGCGGGCTCGGGTTCCAGGTCGCGAGCGTCGCCGTGCTGCTGCAGGTCTGGGAGCTCACGCGCAGCCCGCTGTGGACCGGCACGATCGGCCTGGCGACCGCCGTCCCGCTCCTGACCCTGGGCCTCGTCGGCGGGCACCTCGCCGACGTGCACGACCGCCGCACGATCATGCGGCTCGCCGCGACCGGGCAGGCGCTCGCCGCGGTCGGTCTCGTCGGGCAGGCCGTCGCGGGCAACCGGTCGGTGTGGCTGCTCCTCGCGCTCGTGAGCCTCGGGGCGGCCTGCAACGCGCTGGGCTCCCCGGCCCGGCGGACCGTGCCGCCGCGCCTCCTTCCGCCGGACCAGGTCGCCGCGGGTCTCGCGCTCCAGAACCTCGCGTTCCAGGTCTCGATGCTCGTCGGCCCGGCGCTCGCGGGCCTCGTCGTCGCGCGGTGGGACCTCCCGGCGGCGTACGGGCTCCAGGCCGCGGCGGCGGTCGTCGCGCTGCTCGGGCTCGTGCGCCTCCCACCGCTCCCGCCCGGGGTGCCGTCCAGGACGCCCCTACCGTCCGACGCCGACGCCGAAGCCGAAGCCGACGCCGACGCCGACCCCGACCCCGACCCTGACGCCGACGCCCAGGCCGATGTCGTGTCCGGCGTCGTGCGTGTCGTCGTACCCGTCGGCGCACCGGCCGAGGTCGGTGCGGCTGGGTCGGACGCCCCCAGCGAGGCCCCGGCGACGGGTGCGCCGACCGCCGCACCCGCGCCGCGTCGTCGGGCCGCCGCGGGCGGGTGGGCGGTCGTCTGGCGCAAACCGACGCTGCGCGGGTCGTTCGCGACCGACGTCGCGGCGACCCTGCTCGCGATGCCGGTCTCGCTGTTCCCCCTGGTCAACGAGATCCGGTTCGACGGCGATCCGCGGACCCTCGGCCTGTTCCTCTCCGCGATCGCGGTGGGCGGCATCGGGGCGGGCCTGTTCTCGGGTGCGGTGACCCGCGCGTCGCGGTCGGGCGCGCTCCAGCTCGCCGCCGCGGCGACGTGGGGCGTGGCGCTCGCCGGGTTCGGCCTCGCGGGGCCGCTGTGGCTCGCGCTCGCGTGCCTCGCGGTCGCGGGCGCCGCCGACACGGTGAGCGTGGTGACCCGTGGCGCGCTCGTCCAGCTGGAGACGCCGGACGAGTTCCGCGGGCGCGTGTCCGCGGTCGAGCACGTCGTCGGGGTCGCGGGCCCGGAGGTCGGCAACTTCCGCGGCGGCGTGCTGGCGTCGCTCACGTCGGCCCCGGTCGCGCTGGTGGTGGGTGGCCTGGCCGCGAGCGCCGTCGTCGGTCTGGTCGCCTGGCGCAACACCCCGCTCCGCCGCTACCGCACCCCGGTCCCCTCCCCGGTCCCGTGA
- the tmk gene encoding dTMP kinase, which produces MSAPGYFISFEGGDGVGKSTQARLLGQWLGELTGREVVLTREPGGTELGKELRAAVLHGQDMDPRTEALIYAADRAHHVASLVRPALERGAIVVTDRYLDSSVAYQSGGRELGADEVELISRWAVQDLMPDVTILLDLDPAAAAARIRRQHDRLERAGAEFHRRTREAFLARAAADPERWIVLDASATIGDLQAQIRVDVAARLELTPVVEEAEDTVAADSDDGFDDTDSAIGYTPGVGLLPETPTGPATGSGATRA; this is translated from the coding sequence GTGAGCGCACCCGGGTACTTCATCTCCTTCGAGGGCGGCGACGGCGTCGGCAAGTCGACGCAGGCGCGCCTGCTCGGGCAGTGGCTCGGCGAGCTCACGGGGCGCGAGGTCGTGCTGACGCGCGAGCCGGGCGGGACCGAGCTCGGCAAGGAGCTGCGCGCCGCGGTGCTGCACGGGCAGGACATGGACCCGCGCACCGAGGCGCTGATCTACGCCGCCGACCGCGCGCACCACGTCGCGAGCCTCGTGCGCCCGGCGCTCGAGCGCGGCGCGATCGTGGTGACGGACCGTTACCTCGACTCCTCCGTCGCGTACCAGTCCGGGGGCCGCGAGCTCGGCGCGGACGAGGTCGAGCTCATCTCGCGCTGGGCCGTCCAGGACCTCATGCCGGACGTCACGATCCTGCTCGACCTCGACCCCGCGGCGGCCGCGGCACGGATCCGCCGCCAGCACGACCGGCTCGAACGCGCGGGGGCCGAGTTCCACCGCCGCACGCGCGAGGCGTTCCTCGCCCGCGCGGCGGCGGACCCGGAGCGCTGGATCGTGCTCGACGCGTCGGCGACGATCGGCGACCTCCAGGCGCAGATCCGGGTCGACGTCGCGGCCCGGCTCGAGCTCACGCCCGTCGTCGAGGAGGCCGAGGACACGGTCGCCGCCGACTCGGACGACGGCTTCGACGACACCGACAGCGCGATCGGCTACACCCCGGGCGTCGGTCTCTTGCCCGAGACCCCGACCGGTCCGGCGACCGGGAGCGGGGCGACGCGCGCATGA
- a CDS encoding MarR family winged helix-turn-helix transcriptional regulator, producing MAGDEVDVTVARGAGTLFADPLALEAQVCFALSAGARGMVALYRPLLEPLGITHPQYLVLLALWQDDAAGTTSTVGDLAGRLHLDAGTLSPLLKRLEALGYVRRSRSPDDGRQVRVTLTAEGRARRRDAERIPPSIVAATGLSLDELAEVHAAASKVVAAALRAGVY from the coding sequence ATGGCGGGTGACGAGGTCGACGTGACGGTCGCGCGGGGAGCGGGCACGCTGTTCGCCGACCCCCTCGCGCTCGAGGCGCAGGTCTGCTTCGCGCTCTCCGCGGGTGCGCGCGGCATGGTCGCGCTGTACCGCCCCCTGCTCGAGCCGCTCGGCATCACGCACCCGCAGTACCTCGTGCTCCTCGCGCTCTGGCAGGACGACGCGGCCGGCACGACGTCGACCGTCGGCGACCTCGCGGGCAGGCTGCACCTCGACGCCGGGACGCTCTCGCCGCTCCTCAAACGGCTGGAGGCGCTCGGCTACGTGCGCCGCTCGCGCTCGCCCGACGACGGTCGCCAGGTCCGTGTGACGCTCACCGCCGAGGGCCGCGCGCGCCGCCGCGACGCCGAGCGCATCCCCCCGTCGATCGTCGCGGCCACGGGGCTCAGCCTGGACGAGCTCGCCGAGGTCCACGCCGCGGCGTCCAAGGTCGTCGCGGCCGCGCTGCGCGCGGGCGTCTACTGA
- a CDS encoding Gfo/Idh/MocA family protein — protein MSTVAPTPAEHAARSAVHPLPDLTADVTGTVPDPRSAPPIRWGILGAGGIASSFAEAVRLHTQGRVASVGSRDRVRAERFATAHGVPTTHHGYQELVEDPQVDVVYVATPHSHHREHALLAIAAGKHVLVEKAFTRNEAEAVDVLDAAREAGVFVMEAMWTRFLPHVAALRGVIARGEIGDVVNLSADHGQWFAFDPEHRLYAPELAGGALLDLGVYPVSFAHDVLGAPSSVTAVGSLTETGVDGQVSITLGYGDTQATLSTTLWSRTATTAVISGTAGRIEVEGAFYAPTSFRVVRHDGSSWYYDGFTGEGKQYQAAEVARRVAAGETQSPRMSWDSTLEVMRTLDEVRRQIGVVYPGE, from the coding sequence ATGAGCACCGTCGCCCCGACGCCCGCCGAGCACGCCGCCCGGTCCGCCGTCCACCCCCTCCCCGACCTGACCGCCGACGTCACCGGCACGGTCCCCGACCCGCGCAGCGCGCCCCCGATCCGGTGGGGCATCCTCGGTGCGGGCGGGATCGCGTCGTCGTTCGCGGAGGCCGTGCGCCTGCACACGCAGGGTCGGGTCGCGTCGGTCGGCTCGCGCGACCGCGTGCGCGCCGAGCGCTTCGCGACCGCGCACGGCGTCCCGACGACGCACCACGGCTACCAGGAGCTCGTCGAGGACCCGCAGGTCGACGTCGTCTACGTCGCGACGCCGCACTCCCACCACCGCGAGCACGCGCTCCTCGCCATCGCCGCGGGCAAGCACGTGCTCGTCGAGAAGGCGTTCACGCGCAACGAGGCCGAGGCGGTCGACGTGCTCGACGCCGCGCGCGAGGCCGGCGTGTTCGTCATGGAGGCCATGTGGACGCGGTTCCTGCCGCACGTGGCCGCGCTGCGCGGGGTGATCGCGCGCGGGGAGATCGGCGACGTCGTCAACCTCAGCGCCGACCACGGGCAGTGGTTCGCGTTCGACCCGGAGCACCGCCTCTACGCGCCGGAGCTCGCGGGCGGCGCGCTGCTCGACCTGGGCGTGTACCCGGTGTCGTTCGCGCACGACGTGCTGGGCGCGCCGTCGTCGGTCACCGCCGTGGGCTCGCTCACCGAGACGGGCGTGGACGGGCAGGTGAGCATCACGCTCGGCTACGGGGACACCCAGGCCACCCTGTCCACGACGCTGTGGTCGCGCACCGCGACGACGGCCGTGATCTCGGGGACCGCCGGGCGCATCGAGGTCGAGGGCGCGTTCTACGCGCCGACGTCGTTCCGCGTGGTCCGGCACGACGGCTCGTCCTGGTACTACGACGGCTTCACGGGCGAGGGCAAGCAGTACCAGGCGGCCGAGGTCGCGCGCCGCGTCGCCGCGGGCGAGACGCAGAGCCCGCGCATGTCGTGGGACTCGACGCTCGAGGTCATGCGCACGCTCGACGAGGTGCGCCGCCAGATCGGGGTCGTCTACCCGGGGGAGTGA